From a single Camarhynchus parvulus chromosome 20, STF_HiC, whole genome shotgun sequence genomic region:
- the EEF1A2 gene encoding elongation factor 1-alpha 2, which produces MGKEKTHINIVVIGHVDSGKSTTTGHLIYKCGGIDKRTIEKFEKEAAEMGKGSFKYAWVLDKLKAERERGITIDISLWKFETTKYYITIIDAPGHRDFIKNMITGTSQADCAVLIVAAGVGEFEAGISKNGQTREHALLAYTLGVKQLIVGINKMDSTEPPYSEKRYDEIVKEVSAYIKKIGYNPATVPFVPISGWHGDNMLEPSPNMPWFKGWKVERKEGNASGVSLLEALDTILPPTRPTDKPLRLPLQDVYKIGGIGTVPVGRVETGILRPGMVVTFAPVNITTEVKSVEMHHEALSEALPGDNVGFNVKNVSVKDIRRGNVCGDSKSDPPQEAAQFTSQVIILNHPGQISAGYSPVIDCHTAHIACKFAELKEKIDRRSGKKLEDNPKSLKSGDAAIVEMIPGKPMCVESFSQYPPLGRFAVRDMRQTVAVGVIKNVEKKSGGAGKVTKSAQKAQKAGK; this is translated from the exons ATGGGGAAGGAGAAGACGCACATCAACATCGTCGTCATCGGGCATGTGGACTCTGGGAAATCCACCACCACCGGGCACCTCATCTACAAATGCGGGGGCATCGACAAACGGACCATTGAGAAATTTGAGAAGGAGGCTGCCGAG ATGGGGAAGGGGTCCTTCAAATACGCCTGGGTGCTGGACAAGCTGAAGGCCGAGCGCGAGCGTGGCATCACCATTGACATCTCTCTGTGGAAGTTTGAGACCACCAAGTACTACATCACCATCATTGACGCCCCTGGCCACAGGGACTTCATCAAGAACATGATCACCGGCACCTCCCAG GCTGACTGTGCTGTCCTGATCGTGGCTGCTGGTGTGGGTGAATTTGAAGCTGGCATCTCCAAGAATGGGCAGACCCGCGAGCATGCCCTGCTGGCTTACACCCTGGGGGTGAAGCAGCTCATCGTGGGCATCAACAAGATGGATTCCACAGAGCCCCCCTACAGCGAGAAGCGCTACGACGAGATCGTCAAGGAGGTCAGCGCCTACATCAAGAAGATCGGCTACAACCCGGCCACAGTTCCCTTCGTGCCCATCTCGGGCTGGCATGGAGACAACATGCTGGAGCCCTCTCCCAAT ATGCCTTGGTTCAAAGGCTGGAAGGTGGAGCGCAAAGAAGGCAACGCCAGtggggtgtccctgctggaggCCCTGGACACCATCCTGCCCCCGACCCGCCCCACAGACAAACCCCTGCGCCTGCCCCTCCAGGATGTCTACAAGATTGGAG GCATTGGCACAGTTCCCGTGGGCCGAGTGGAGACCGGCATCCTGCGGCCTGGCATGGTGGTCACCTTTGCCCCTGTGAACATCACCACTGAGGTGAAATCCGTGGAGATGCACCACGAGGCCCTGAGCGAGGCTCTGCCCGGCGACAACGTCGGCTTCAACGTCAAGAACGTCTCGGTGAAGGACATCCGCCGCGGCAATGTCTGCGGGGACAGCAAGTCCGACCCGCCGCAGGAGGCAGCCCAGTTCACGTCTCAG GTGATCATCCTGAACCACCCAGGCCAGATCAGCGCTGGCTACTCGCCCGTCATTGACTGCCACACCGCACACATCGCCTGCAAGTTCGCCGAGCTGAAGGAGAAGATCGACCGGCGCTCCGGCAAGAAGCTGGAGGACAACCCCAAGTCCCTGAAGTCGGGTGATGCAGCCATCGTGGAGATGATCCCTGGCAAGCCCATGTGTGTGGAGAGCTTCTCCCAGTACCCACCCCTTG GCCGCTTCGCTGTCCGTGACATGCGGCAGACCGTGGCCGTGGGCGTCATCAAGAACGTGGAGAAGAAGAGTGGTGGGGCTGGCAAGGTCACCAAGTCTGCCCAGAAGGCCCAGAAGGCTGGCAAATGA
- the PPDPF gene encoding pancreatic progenitor cell differentiation and proliferation factor, which translates to MASIPSSGSLMATHNYRRRRLSSTSSTSSCSSEYSGEVIPHGPELPKSDPGQWWASFFFGKAAHPAMTTVSESQESLGALRVATGAMACGLVAAPGAGRRRHASESSITAAPSHPAGTAPPL; encoded by the exons ATGGCATCCATCCCATCCAGCGGCTCGCTCATGGCCACGCACAACTATCGCAGAA GGCGCCTGAGCTCCAcatccagcaccagctcctgcagctcagagtACTCTGGGGAGGTCATCCCCCATGGCCCAG AACTGCCCAAGTCTGACCCTGGCCAGTGGTGGGCGAGCTTCTTCTTTGGGAAGGCAGCTCACCCAGCCATGACAACGGTGTCAGAGTCCCAGGAGAG CCTGGGGGCCCTGCGGGTGGCCACAGGAGCGATGGCCTGCGGGCTGGTGGCAGCCCCGGGCGCGGGACGGAGGCGCCACGCCAGTGAGTCCAGCATCACGGCCGCTCCCTCCCACCCGGCGGGCACAGCCCCTCCCCTGTAG